The Corynebacterium camporealensis genome contains a region encoding:
- a CDS encoding peptide ABC transporter substrate-binding protein, translated as MTIKKTIALFSTAALTLTLAACGSEGEDSADGGAAGDGNGGGDNYVLADGTEPQNPLIPANTNETGGGRIVDSIYAGLVYYDADGETHNEIAESIEANDDNTEYTVTLKETTFEDGSPLTAHNFVDTWNYAVANDQLNAYFFESIEGFEEGAESMSGLEVVDDYTFTIKLSQPEADFPAQLGYSAFYPLHESALDDMDGFGQDPIANGPYKLLEWNHNQDAIVVPNEEYSGDRVAQNDGVKFNFYADQDAAYADLLAGNLDVLESIPDSAFDVYEADLGDRAVNQPFAGFQSFTIHEELEHFEGEEGNLRRQALSHAINREEITETIFKGTRTPASDFTSPVLPGFSGDIEGNDVLEYDPEKAKELWAEADEINEWSSPSFEIAYNSDGGHKSWVDAVSNSIKNTLEIEAVGAPYPDFKSLRDEVTNREIDTAFRTGWQADYPSMGNFLAPLYRTNASSNDGDYSNEDFDRLIDEALTADSLEDAQEKFNEAQEILFEDLPAIPLWYPNTTGGYSENVDNVTFSWKQQPLYFEITKE; from the coding sequence ATGACGATCAAGAAGACGATCGCCCTGTTTTCCACTGCTGCGCTTACCCTAACCCTCGCAGCCTGTGGCTCTGAGGGCGAAGATTCCGCCGACGGTGGCGCAGCCGGCGACGGAAACGGTGGCGGCGACAACTACGTGCTGGCTGACGGCACCGAGCCGCAGAACCCACTGATTCCGGCTAACACCAACGAGACTGGCGGCGGCAGGATCGTCGATAGCATTTATGCTGGCCTGGTCTACTACGACGCAGACGGTGAGACCCACAACGAAATCGCGGAGTCCATCGAGGCTAACGACGACAACACCGAGTACACCGTCACCCTGAAGGAGACCACCTTCGAGGATGGCTCCCCGCTGACCGCTCACAACTTCGTTGACACCTGGAACTACGCGGTTGCCAACGACCAGCTCAATGCTTACTTCTTCGAGTCCATCGAGGGCTTCGAGGAAGGTGCTGAGTCCATGTCTGGCCTCGAGGTCGTCGACGACTACACCTTCACCATTAAGCTGAGCCAGCCGGAGGCTGACTTCCCAGCACAGCTGGGCTACTCCGCCTTCTACCCGCTGCACGAGTCCGCACTGGATGACATGGACGGCTTCGGCCAGGACCCAATCGCCAACGGCCCGTACAAGCTGCTGGAGTGGAACCATAACCAGGACGCTATCGTCGTTCCGAACGAGGAGTACTCCGGCGACCGCGTTGCTCAGAACGATGGTGTGAAGTTCAACTTCTACGCCGACCAGGATGCAGCTTACGCTGACCTGCTGGCTGGCAACCTGGACGTTCTCGAGTCCATTCCGGACTCCGCATTCGACGTCTACGAAGCTGACCTGGGCGACCGCGCTGTCAACCAGCCTTTCGCTGGCTTCCAGTCCTTCACCATCCACGAAGAGCTCGAGCACTTCGAGGGCGAGGAAGGCAACCTGCGCCGCCAGGCACTCTCCCACGCAATTAACCGCGAGGAGATCACCGAGACCATCTTCAAGGGCACCCGCACCCCGGCCTCCGACTTCACCTCTCCGGTCCTGCCGGGCTTCTCCGGTGATATCGAGGGCAACGACGTTCTCGAGTACGACCCGGAGAAGGCGAAGGAACTGTGGGCTGAGGCCGACGAAATCAACGAGTGGTCCTCCCCGTCCTTCGAGATTGCCTACAACTCCGACGGTGGCCACAAGTCCTGGGTTGATGCAGTATCCAACTCCATCAAGAACACCCTGGAAATCGAAGCAGTGGGCGCTCCGTACCCGGACTTCAAGTCCCTGCGCGATGAGGTCACCAACCGCGAAATCGACACCGCGTTCCGTACCGGCTGGCAGGCTGACTACCCATCCATGGGTAACTTCCTGGCTCCGCTGTACCGCACCAACGCATCGTCTAACGATGGTGACTACTCCAACGAGGACTTCGACCGTCTCATCGACGAGGCCCTGACCGCTGACTCCCTGGAAGATGCTCAGGAGAAGTTCAACGAGGCTCAGGAAATCCTCTTCGAGGACCTGCCGGCTATCCCGCTGTGGTACCCGAACACCACCGGTGGCTACTCCGAGAACGTCGATAACGTGACCTTCTCCTGGAAGCAGCAGCCGCTCTACTTCGAGATCACCAAGGAGTAA
- a CDS encoding alpha/beta fold hydrolase, with protein MASTTSPSVIELDGPFAHEFVHTRGVRLHVVTAGSKQDPLVVLVHGGFGGWFDFREVIAPLADQGFHVAAVDLRGTGMSDKPPVEPGQDIRTLVGDLTGLVQALGHTSAFFIGDDTGGAVAWAVATSRPERTRGLVSIAAAHPVDMRRSIAARPWDFTWISLRALTCRVYQPFGRTSYLLSPATYRKALQLNVEPTLSDATFNRSLELRTLASQIGNAHRGILWNHRMLTAVVPFKWVDTKAHCPVLFLHADQQLWKPVIRRASRRVRGDFVSQNIPGTKNLPHLEDPEQFVHVVSQWLRAT; from the coding sequence ATGGCATCCACCACCTCGCCTTCTGTGATTGAACTCGACGGCCCCTTTGCCCACGAGTTCGTCCACACCCGCGGCGTGCGCTTGCACGTGGTCACCGCAGGTAGCAAGCAGGACCCTTTGGTGGTGTTAGTCCACGGTGGTTTCGGAGGCTGGTTTGATTTCCGCGAGGTCATCGCCCCGCTGGCTGACCAAGGCTTCCACGTCGCCGCGGTCGATCTGCGCGGCACCGGTATGTCCGATAAGCCCCCGGTGGAGCCCGGCCAGGACATCCGCACGCTGGTGGGCGATCTCACTGGCCTGGTCCAAGCCTTGGGCCATACTTCTGCCTTCTTTATTGGCGATGACACCGGCGGCGCCGTTGCCTGGGCCGTGGCCACCTCCCGTCCGGAGCGCACCCGCGGGCTGGTGTCCATTGCCGCAGCTCATCCCGTCGATATGCGCCGCTCCATTGCCGCGCGCCCCTGGGATTTCACCTGGATTTCCCTGCGCGCGCTGACCTGCCGCGTCTACCAGCCTTTCGGCCGCACGTCTTATCTGCTCAGCCCGGCCACCTATCGCAAGGCCCTGCAGCTCAACGTGGAGCCCACGCTTTCCGATGCCACCTTCAACCGCAGCCTCGAACTACGCACCCTAGCCTCCCAGATAGGCAATGCACATCGGGGAATCTTATGGAATCACCGCATGCTCACCGCCGTGGTTCCGTTCAAATGGGTTGATACAAAAGCCCACTGCCCGGTGCTGTTTTTACACGCCGATCAGCAGCTGTGGAAGCCGGTCATTCGCCGCGCTTCCCGACGCGTCCGCGGAGATTTTGTATCCCAAAACATTCCGGGCACGAAGAACCTCCCCCACTTAGAGGACCCGGAGCAATTCGTCCACGTCGTCAGCCAGTGGCTGCGAGCTACATAA
- a CDS encoding phage holin family protein, which translates to MSNDGLFTDGNDNLAPKVNSIPLSDVDTSRSGEASYGQLVSNATEQMSQLVRSEVELAKTEIAASAKKAGIGAGMFGAAGTIALYSSFFFFFFLAELLAVWLDRWAAFLIVFLIMIVLAAVVGFVGFKNVKKVKAPEKTIESTKELKHLVPGKAKQSIDRSNASGMYT; encoded by the coding sequence GTGAGCAACGACGGACTTTTCACTGACGGGAACGACAACCTCGCACCGAAGGTTAACTCGATCCCGCTTAGCGATGTTGACACTTCCAGGTCCGGTGAAGCTTCCTATGGCCAGCTGGTCTCCAATGCTACTGAGCAGATGTCGCAGCTGGTGCGTTCGGAAGTCGAACTGGCCAAGACTGAAATCGCTGCTTCTGCCAAGAAGGCAGGCATCGGTGCAGGCATGTTTGGTGCTGCTGGCACCATCGCTTTGTACAGCTCTTTCTTCTTTTTCTTCTTCCTGGCAGAGCTGCTGGCCGTCTGGCTGGACCGCTGGGCAGCCTTCCTGATCGTCTTCCTCATCATGATCGTTCTGGCCGCCGTCGTCGGCTTCGTAGGCTTCAAGAACGTTAAGAAGGTCAAGGCCCCGGAAAAGACCATTGAGTCAACCAAGGAGCTTAAGCACCTGGTTCCGGGTAAGGCTAAGCAGTCCATCGACCGCTCCAACGCCAGCGGGATGTACACCTAA
- a CDS encoding oxidoreductase yields the protein MQRNDPLTPLVDLPGVAQAAEQAGAAIARVHRRPSGLRQPEVISSESLLRGARASLGVQGKGLVRNPQPADMEEGPLAEAISAYSVLAPELASTTVRTFARSPLQVLARIDVAAGGTGAPQQNSAQLQALARLIGRSEGVDFDRLLPVVITAEIMANQFFGDNSLLVACVAGRVAAVHTGFDPRGFAIPELYLNRNTQRLEEGIAKYAQYPAELLVVLLEAWEYGAQEADGIARSL from the coding sequence ATGCAAAGAAATGACCCGCTAACCCCGCTTGTGGACCTTCCAGGCGTGGCGCAGGCAGCCGAACAGGCCGGTGCCGCCATCGCGCGGGTACATCGACGCCCCTCCGGGCTGCGTCAGCCAGAGGTTATTTCTTCTGAATCTTTATTACGCGGCGCGCGGGCAAGCCTCGGCGTACAAGGCAAAGGTCTAGTCCGTAACCCGCAACCGGCGGATATGGAAGAAGGCCCGCTGGCCGAAGCAATTAGCGCTTATTCTGTTCTCGCCCCCGAACTAGCCAGCACCACCGTGCGCACCTTTGCCCGCTCACCACTGCAGGTGCTCGCGCGTATCGATGTCGCCGCCGGCGGCACTGGCGCACCGCAGCAGAACTCGGCTCAGCTACAAGCCCTGGCCCGGCTCATCGGTCGTAGCGAAGGCGTCGACTTTGACCGGCTCCTGCCCGTAGTGATCACCGCAGAAATCATGGCCAACCAGTTCTTTGGCGACAACAGCCTGCTGGTGGCGTGCGTGGCCGGACGCGTGGCTGCCGTACACACCGGCTTTGACCCACGCGGGTTCGCCATCCCGGAGCTGTATCTGAATAGGAATACCCAGCGTTTAGAAGAGGGCATCGCAAAGTATGCCCAATACCCAGCGGAACTATTGGTGGTGTTGTTGGAGGCCTGGGAGTACGGTGCGCAGGAGGCCGACGGCATCGCGCGCAGTCTCTAA
- a CDS encoding HAD family hydrolase, producing the protein MHSQLSSPQQPAAGKTVAAFFDLDKTIIATSSAFAFGKEFLHNGLISPATALQMSLTKASFMRSGHSDEQLNNTRDQLTSMVAGWNVDRVRTIAKDTLHSVLTPAIYAEARELIDAHRNAGHEVIIISASATVLVELIAEELGIDTVIATELEEEDGHFTGEVLFFCKGDAKAEALEELSKEHNIDLDASYSYSDSITDLPMLARVGNPVAVNPDRHLKKHALEESWEIRTFKDPEPLFVMPGAKEIGIGASVVAALAVAAGIWIAQHPNSNSA; encoded by the coding sequence ATGCATTCGCAACTTTCTTCGCCGCAGCAGCCTGCGGCCGGCAAGACGGTCGCGGCGTTTTTCGATCTGGACAAGACGATCATCGCCACGTCGTCAGCTTTTGCGTTTGGCAAAGAATTCCTGCACAACGGGTTGATTTCCCCAGCTACGGCACTGCAGATGTCGCTGACCAAGGCCAGTTTCATGCGCTCCGGCCACTCCGATGAGCAGCTCAATAACACCCGCGACCAGCTCACCTCCATGGTGGCGGGCTGGAACGTGGACAGGGTCCGCACCATTGCCAAGGACACCCTGCATTCGGTGCTTACCCCGGCTATTTATGCTGAGGCGCGCGAGCTTATCGATGCCCACCGCAACGCCGGCCACGAAGTCATCATCATCTCCGCATCGGCGACCGTGCTAGTGGAGCTCATCGCGGAAGAACTGGGCATTGACACCGTCATTGCCACCGAGCTGGAGGAAGAAGACGGCCACTTTACTGGTGAGGTGCTGTTTTTCTGCAAAGGCGATGCCAAAGCTGAGGCTTTAGAGGAGCTATCTAAAGAGCACAACATCGATTTAGATGCCAGCTACTCCTATTCTGATTCGATTACTGACCTGCCGATGCTCGCGCGCGTCGGCAATCCGGTGGCCGTCAACCCCGACCGGCATTTGAAGAAGCACGCGCTCGAAGAAAGCTGGGAGATCCGTACCTTTAAAGATCCCGAACCACTGTTTGTCATGCCTGGCGCGAAAGAAATCGGCATTGGCGCCTCCGTCGTCGCCGCCCTCGCTGTGGCCGCGGGAATCTGGATTGCCCAGCACCCGAATTCCAACAGTGCCTAA
- the ssd gene encoding septum site-determining protein Ssd, with the protein MNTPHVAHIAVAVGEELVRAEALHAAAATSAEVIQVEDPRDVARLVQGARAVLVDAAMASLVATLPVRPTVFFVGADPGPLDYEAALRCHADEAFLLPAEAKELLAALGDLHRRDGQQHGGLNIAVTGAGGGVGASTLAAALARHTGALLIDAVPNSGGLDLLLGLEAQPGARWPDLNVGDGSIDPADLRTALPSSADGVAVLSAARSTVTGTAEVDPATVHTFIDAVRPFAGVRIVDCPRESIPPACDHVVVVVAAEVRSAAIATQLLADLRAHKIPASVVLRHRQWSGLSVEEVEKIVHAPVIAQLPNIRGLTRACELGGLPQQLPRALKKVAATVATEAGWRA; encoded by the coding sequence ATGAACACACCACACGTAGCTCACATCGCCGTCGCGGTTGGGGAGGAACTCGTCCGCGCTGAAGCCTTGCATGCCGCTGCGGCCACATCTGCCGAGGTCATCCAGGTCGAAGACCCCCGCGACGTCGCTCGTTTAGTCCAGGGTGCCCGGGCCGTGCTTGTCGATGCCGCCATGGCCTCCCTGGTTGCCACCCTTCCCGTTCGCCCCACCGTCTTCTTCGTCGGCGCGGACCCCGGGCCCTTGGATTACGAAGCCGCCTTGCGCTGCCATGCGGATGAGGCCTTCTTATTACCGGCCGAAGCCAAAGAATTACTCGCCGCCCTAGGTGACCTGCACCGTCGCGATGGCCAACAGCACGGCGGACTCAACATCGCGGTGACCGGTGCCGGCGGTGGCGTGGGAGCTTCCACCCTGGCCGCGGCCTTAGCACGGCACACAGGAGCATTACTTATCGATGCCGTCCCCAACTCCGGCGGCCTGGACCTGCTACTTGGATTAGAAGCCCAACCCGGTGCGCGCTGGCCGGACCTCAACGTCGGCGATGGCAGCATCGACCCGGCGGACCTGCGCACCGCTTTGCCGAGCAGCGCCGATGGCGTTGCTGTCTTATCTGCCGCCCGCTCCACGGTCACCGGAACCGCGGAGGTCGACCCGGCCACCGTGCATACCTTTATTGATGCGGTCCGCCCCTTCGCCGGCGTGCGGATCGTGGATTGCCCACGCGAGTCCATCCCGCCGGCCTGCGATCACGTCGTGGTCGTTGTCGCTGCCGAAGTACGTTCCGCCGCCATCGCCACACAGTTACTTGCCGACTTACGGGCTCACAAAATCCCTGCTTCCGTCGTTCTGCGCCATCGGCAGTGGTCGGGCCTAAGCGTGGAAGAAGTTGAAAAGATCGTCCACGCACCCGTCATTGCGCAGCTGCCTAATATCCGCGGGCTCACCCGCGCATGCGAACTCGGCGGCCTGCCGCAACAACTACCGCGTGCACTCAAAAAGGTGGCAGCGACCGTCGCCACGGAAGCGGGGTGGCGGGCATGA
- a CDS encoding TadA family conjugal transfer-associated ATPase, whose amino-acid sequence MSDLLERLHHIVAVEPDLADNPGDLARRIREEAGVISDVDVLDLLRRLRLDNTGLGQLEHLLNQPGVTDVVVNGPDQVFFDRGEGLEKSDLRFNDDGEVRRLATRLASVSGTRLDDAQPFADGRIQRPDGTSLRIHALLSPPAVDGTTLSLRVLRQAQTTLDTLIDNGTIAAELADVMHGIIDKHVSFLVIGGTGSGKTTLLSALLGEVSERERILIIEDTAELAPFHPHTVSLVARRANAEGSGEITLSQLLRQALRMRPDRIVVGEIRGGEVVDLLAALNTGHDGGAGTLHANSLREVPARMEALAALGGLDRVGLHSQVAAAVRVVLTMERIEGVRRLAQIGVLEGNPVTARVVWTYRDGALDGFDEFAQEVCHA is encoded by the coding sequence ATGAGTGACCTACTGGAAAGACTGCACCACATCGTTGCCGTCGAACCCGACCTGGCCGATAATCCTGGTGACCTCGCACGTCGCATCCGGGAGGAAGCCGGCGTCATCAGCGACGTCGACGTTCTCGACCTGCTGCGTCGACTGCGCCTGGACAACACCGGCTTAGGCCAACTCGAGCACCTGCTGAACCAGCCCGGTGTCACCGACGTCGTGGTCAACGGTCCTGACCAGGTCTTCTTCGACCGCGGTGAAGGACTAGAAAAATCCGACCTGCGTTTCAACGACGACGGCGAAGTCCGTCGCCTGGCCACCCGCTTGGCCTCGGTGAGCGGTACTCGCTTGGATGACGCCCAACCCTTCGCCGACGGACGCATCCAGCGCCCCGATGGAACCAGCCTGCGCATTCATGCCCTGCTCAGTCCACCTGCCGTGGACGGCACCACGTTAAGCCTGCGCGTGCTGCGCCAAGCCCAAACGACATTGGACACGCTTATCGACAACGGCACCATCGCGGCAGAACTTGCCGATGTCATGCACGGCATCATCGATAAGCATGTCTCCTTCCTGGTCATCGGTGGCACCGGCAGCGGCAAGACCACCTTGCTTTCTGCACTGCTAGGCGAAGTCAGCGAGCGCGAGCGCATCCTCATCATTGAAGACACCGCCGAACTCGCACCTTTTCATCCGCACACGGTGTCACTGGTGGCGCGCCGGGCGAATGCTGAGGGCAGCGGCGAAATCACCTTGTCCCAACTCCTGCGCCAAGCATTGCGCATGCGCCCGGACCGCATCGTCGTCGGTGAGATTCGTGGTGGGGAAGTCGTCGACCTACTCGCCGCACTCAATACCGGTCACGACGGCGGTGCCGGAACCTTGCACGCCAATTCCCTGCGGGAGGTTCCCGCTCGTATGGAAGCACTCGCGGCACTCGGCGGATTGGATCGCGTCGGTTTGCATTCTCAGGTCGCCGCTGCCGTACGGGTGGTCCTGACGATGGAACGCATCGAAGGTGTACGTCGTCTGGCTCAAATCGGTGTGTTGGAAGGTAATCCCGTCACCGCACGTGTGGTGTGGACCTATCGCGATGGCGCACTCGATGGCTTCGACGAGTTCGCCCAGGAGGTCTGCCATGCCTAG
- a CDS encoding type II secretion system F family protein: protein MPSAITFLLLAAACLSVPPKASRREAERPRGSHNGLWVLVGVFAGCLVFFSFGSITLALAIIIVGVCATWYIRDVLAARSRRRGQRAVAAFLSVTTADLRAGATLAGAWSRGVEMLPDTAPPHIRQPLAAASVLARRGGSIHSALADADPELKSLGKLARLSEQHGIALAGLLEQAANRLDTLRRHTQETAASLQGPQATALVLTCLPLAGIGMGSAMGADPLGFLLGGGLGGVLLVVGTALSCGGFAWSRLIIRKAAP from the coding sequence ATGCCTAGTGCAATAACCTTCCTGCTCCTTGCCGCTGCGTGCTTGTCGGTTCCGCCCAAAGCCTCGCGCCGGGAAGCCGAACGCCCCCGCGGCAGTCACAACGGACTCTGGGTCTTAGTTGGCGTCTTTGCTGGTTGCTTGGTGTTCTTCTCCTTTGGATCCATCACCCTGGCTCTGGCCATCATCATCGTTGGCGTGTGCGCGACCTGGTACATCCGGGATGTGCTGGCTGCCCGCAGCAGGCGTCGCGGTCAGCGCGCTGTTGCTGCATTCTTATCCGTGACTACCGCCGACCTACGCGCCGGGGCCACCTTGGCCGGTGCTTGGTCACGCGGGGTGGAGATGCTTCCCGATACTGCACCGCCGCACATCCGGCAGCCACTTGCTGCGGCTAGTGTGCTCGCCCGCCGCGGCGGGAGTATCCACAGCGCACTTGCCGATGCCGACCCGGAACTGAAGTCACTGGGCAAACTCGCCCGGCTGTCCGAACAACACGGCATAGCACTTGCGGGCCTTCTGGAACAAGCCGCGAACCGGCTCGACACACTTCGCCGCCATACCCAGGAAACCGCAGCCAGCCTGCAAGGGCCACAGGCCACCGCCTTGGTGTTGACCTGCTTGCCACTCGCAGGCATCGGCATGGGCAGTGCCATGGGCGCGGATCCACTCGGGTTCCTGCTCGGCGGCGGACTAGGCGGCGTGCTGCTTGTGGTGGGTACCGCGTTGTCCTGCGGCGGGTTCGCCTGGTCACGGCTGATTATCCGAAAGGCGGCACCATGA
- a CDS encoding type II secretion system F family protein: protein MIFVVIGAVLLALAPVPPIAQRIADITAAQKTPRDGPVAIWWGKIRERFQHAPSGDPLAAAADIELFAACLSSGLSTYHAARAVAQVAGTDTADYWQRTVALLGVGASNQGAWEPLREHPHLAELATLVVMSGQSGAAIAAGCSRHTRALRAEASAHATAAAERAGVFIALPLAVCFLPAFIVLGLVPVVIGLGMQIL from the coding sequence ATGATCTTCGTTGTTATTGGTGCAGTACTGCTTGCACTTGCTCCTGTACCACCGATCGCCCAGCGCATTGCTGATATCACCGCGGCGCAAAAGACCCCGCGGGATGGTCCAGTGGCCATCTGGTGGGGGAAAATTCGCGAGCGTTTCCAGCACGCTCCTTCGGGGGATCCACTAGCTGCTGCAGCAGACATTGAACTGTTTGCAGCATGCCTGAGCTCTGGTTTGTCGACCTACCACGCTGCCCGTGCGGTGGCACAGGTAGCAGGTACCGACACCGCCGATTATTGGCAACGCACCGTCGCTCTACTGGGCGTTGGTGCCAGCAACCAGGGCGCTTGGGAACCACTGCGGGAACATCCGCATCTCGCGGAGCTGGCCACTCTCGTCGTGATGTCAGGGCAGTCCGGTGCAGCAATTGCTGCTGGCTGTTCGCGTCACACCCGGGCCCTGCGCGCTGAAGCATCAGCTCATGCCACCGCAGCAGCTGAGCGCGCCGGAGTCTTTATCGCACTCCCGCTGGCCGTGTGTTTCCTGCCAGCATTCATCGTCCTAGGACTCGTGCCCGTGGTCATTGGCCTGGGCATGCAGATCCTCTAA
- a CDS encoding DUF4244 domain-containing protein, protein MYNHIVLNLEAAHKRICTLIHNDLGMSTIEYAMGSLAAAALAAVLYLVINGGGVSDAMESIITDALSNTPS, encoded by the coding sequence ATGTACAACCACATCGTTCTCAATCTGGAAGCAGCACACAAGCGAATTTGCACCCTAATTCATAATGATTTGGGAATGTCAACAATTGAGTACGCCATGGGTTCTTTGGCGGCAGCGGCGCTAGCAGCGGTGCTCTACCTGGTAATTAACGGCGGTGGTGTCTCCGATGCCATGGAGTCTATCATCACTGACGCGCTATCTAATACGCCGAGCTAA
- a CDS encoding Rv3654c family TadE-like protein: MNRANTFPSRTLSLGNDNGYATVTSVGIIAAVTSLLLVVAAVGAQVIARHEAQVAADMAAIAGAWAHATGEDACAAAGEIAAANDAQLDNCREEDRDVIVTASVRGKEASAKAGPI, encoded by the coding sequence GTGAATAGGGCGAACACTTTTCCTTCTCGCACGTTGTCGTTGGGAAACGACAACGGCTATGCGACGGTGACCTCAGTGGGCATCATTGCTGCTGTGACCAGCTTGTTGTTGGTGGTGGCGGCTGTGGGTGCCCAAGTGATTGCGCGGCATGAAGCGCAGGTGGCAGCGGATATGGCAGCCATTGCCGGGGCGTGGGCACATGCCACTGGTGAGGATGCCTGTGCTGCTGCTGGTGAGATTGCTGCAGCTAACGATGCTCAATTAGACAACTGCCGCGAAGAGGATCGTGACGTGATTGTCACGGCTTCGGTGCGGGGAAAGGAGGCTAGCGCTAAGGCCGGTCCGATCTAA